In the genome of Bremerella sp. JC817, one region contains:
- a CDS encoding Na+/H+ antiporter NhaC family protein, translating to METTTRPNDQQLADVMSPGGTGPTSLPSRMLLVAMVLGVLLVSAIVGLSVSPQWTIQEVVLDPAAVNDPSVAKSLDTSGLTEADLQQHEADGTAPIQTSVLIAETSDSGSTRFWQRTATAHYGMWSLFPAFVAISACWIFREPLTALLLGAISGAFILGQFDFTDQVLLPSMATTKAAGILVLYLWMLGGLLGIWARTGTALAFAEWISKTFVRGPKSAKLVAWCLGILFFQGGTISTVLVGTAVRPIADQKRVSHEELSYIVDSTASPIAVLVAFNAWPGYIQTLIFVPGIAYLASEQDRLRFFFSALPLSFYAIFAVLGTFLLSLDVAPLLGKRFREAIRRARATGALDRHDSQPLSFSSPAAHQKAPHYVPHPIDFCIPIVLLTGIAVGSYFLTSVPQVRWGFAAALVVAALIALLRGLSLHDLVAGIGSGLQSVVFASVILMLAVTLGDLTQKIGGGAYLVDFLGDSIPYWILPGVLFAISIGIAFSTGTSWGTFAVAFPLAMPLALALAANQGLQNEVLYLSVCFACVLNGSVFGDQCSPISDTTVLSAMTTGADLMDHVTTQIVPATAAAVLALICWTSIVVLFC from the coding sequence GTGGAAACCACAACCCGGCCCAACGACCAGCAGCTTGCCGACGTGATGTCGCCGGGCGGAACCGGACCAACGAGTCTCCCTTCGCGGATGCTGCTGGTCGCGATGGTATTGGGAGTCTTGCTCGTTTCCGCAATTGTCGGTTTGAGCGTCTCTCCGCAGTGGACCATTCAAGAGGTCGTGCTCGACCCGGCTGCGGTTAACGATCCGTCGGTGGCGAAGTCATTAGATACGTCGGGCCTGACCGAAGCCGATCTGCAGCAGCACGAAGCGGACGGTACCGCGCCTATTCAAACGAGCGTACTGATTGCCGAGACAAGCGATTCCGGCAGTACCCGGTTTTGGCAGCGAACCGCAACGGCTCATTATGGAATGTGGTCGTTGTTTCCTGCGTTCGTAGCAATCTCGGCGTGCTGGATCTTTCGCGAACCTTTAACGGCGCTTTTGTTGGGAGCGATCAGCGGGGCCTTCATCCTGGGGCAGTTCGACTTCACCGACCAGGTTCTTTTGCCTTCGATGGCGACGACCAAGGCGGCCGGCATTTTAGTGCTTTACCTGTGGATGCTGGGCGGACTGCTCGGTATCTGGGCTCGAACCGGAACGGCACTGGCGTTCGCCGAATGGATATCGAAGACGTTCGTCCGTGGCCCCAAGAGCGCGAAACTGGTGGCCTGGTGTCTGGGAATTCTATTCTTTCAAGGCGGGACGATCAGTACGGTGCTGGTCGGGACGGCCGTGCGACCGATTGCCGATCAGAAGCGAGTCAGTCACGAGGAGCTCTCATATATCGTCGATTCGACTGCGTCGCCGATTGCGGTCCTCGTGGCATTCAACGCCTGGCCGGGCTACATCCAGACGTTAATTTTTGTCCCGGGCATTGCCTATCTGGCGAGTGAACAGGATCGGCTGCGATTCTTCTTCTCGGCGTTGCCGTTGAGCTTCTACGCGATCTTTGCTGTCTTGGGGACGTTTCTATTATCGCTCGATGTGGCGCCGTTGTTGGGGAAGCGATTCCGGGAAGCAATCCGGCGTGCCCGAGCCACCGGTGCTTTAGATCGACACGATAGCCAACCCCTTTCGTTCTCGAGCCCGGCCGCCCATCAAAAGGCTCCGCACTATGTTCCGCATCCGATCGACTTTTGCATTCCGATCGTGTTGCTGACCGGTATCGCCGTAGGAAGCTATTTCCTGACCTCGGTTCCCCAAGTGCGCTGGGGATTCGCTGCCGCATTAGTCGTCGCGGCGTTAATTGCGCTGCTTCGAGGGCTTTCGCTCCACGATCTGGTCGCGGGCATCGGGAGTGGTTTGCAGAGTGTTGTTTTTGCTTCCGTCATTTTGATGCTGGCTGTCACGCTGGGTGATCTAACGCAAAAGATTGGTGGTGGTGCCTATTTGGTTGACTTCCTGGGGGATTCGATCCCTTACTGGATTTTACCAGGCGTGCTGTTTGCGATCTCAATTGGAATTGCCTTCTCGACCGGAACCAGTTGGGGAACGTTCGCCGTCGCGTTTCCATTGGCGATGCCGCTGGCGTTGGCCTTGGCGGCGAATCAAGGCTTGCAGAATGAAGTGCTTTATTTATCAGTCTGCTTTGCCTGCGTGCTCAATGGCAGTGTGTTTGGCGACCAGTGCTCACCGATTTCCGATACGACCGTGCTGAGTGCGATGACGACCGGCGCCGACTTGATGGACCATGTCACCACGCAGATTGTGCCAGCCACTGCAGCGGCGGTATTGGCATTGATCTGCTGGACCTCGATTGTCGTCCTGTTTTGTTGA